The proteins below come from a single Microtus pennsylvanicus isolate mMicPen1 chromosome 13, mMicPen1.hap1, whole genome shotgun sequence genomic window:
- the Crybg2 gene encoding beta/gamma crystallin domain-containing protein 2 isoform X2, with amino-acid sequence MEERVGTPAGAEARVVSATLTWRQRPPVQEETRHRFHKVSLVSGARMETPQGNVLEHSFRREVNGFVKKEEETINCQGPGEEPGSTNFQSHGPIFSKKYIPPPKEKRPVVRIQEAVDWGDGGPQAPRTEPPGVGSMARTELLVPLPGPREPSPHPSVGVTSVGSRNREEWRVTRTVRTTTTTTVVGGQVDRRVSSSVNVGPSMSGETLPRGRNMTRTIRAVVVNPRAEDTPSRSQALDTPSRSQALELLSNLVPAERSPPASRIPRLTGLTSRGSALGGTVGTTLGQPLETSTTELKNSPSLTPGGIPMVDHRTQNLDVPVAHPAQDQGSVSDARAGESSRLQGASSPVLLPNQTSHNHLPTPSSPKPQTRASSLVHPPEQPVVPTHLKAQPTPHVPPPVEEKLTDLPTDPVLPVVKGGVTVPEQPPSPSSVRRKAVPSPEGLSAPASPKNKFVQDPENVPVSVLTQKEIFPGPSVPAHSDTPKEVAKAPAASTASSSSSAKVVQGVEEGASIEKEDGQDALDSPSHPLPWKETAEGPTAPTPQTPKQGEIVQDSQGNSSSSPTPNEGVQSPARPLAPSSSEAKVSLSLEGSPASKLVGTKASMESQFTPGSTEGSATAEPSREEDEAALTADLEIFLDTLRSMEPPEILRTHRLPRAPRSSYLAMYATLPAIEEDQLSPSIPRPSPQEEPALEEEEELENPYLSDDEKLQRRQEKAGPSPALDANPPKPAKVSCSPLEMMKRHTADQGPGPQPSNRPTSRLGGSLLFGSLVPANKDIPTLEPLGSKLSALPPHGAPGVRKVPGQLPLLCSGRPPPEKPAPSQPMEGWSPALKTQGKLNTRPGKVMLFSEPGCQGRSREIWGDTADTSGWTPVASVRVVRGCWILYEQPEFQGQKVVLPEGDVDISTLASTWSTQDIGSLRRAVRDYRTPGISLFSEEGLKGNQVMLTGDLKDSQGLERPLQVASATVSAGLWLLYPKPFFEDTPYILEPGEYPTLEAWGTSGPSVGSLKPMKLGCPSVEKPGEPKAVVYEAPDFQGQSWEVSRDIYNLRQPEDSQSPQLTSVGSLRILGGCWVGYEKEGFRGHQYLLEEGEYADWSHWGGYDEFLTSLRVIRTDFGDPAVVLFEDTDFQGHYVEVSSALPDVELAQHGPSTQAIHVLSGVWVAYEQVGFSGEQYVLEKGVYRNCDDWGSGNSALGSLQPVVQVGESDLHFVSKIQLFSGPNFLGDHISFEDDQASLPASFHPQSCRVHGGSWVLFEEKNFEADQHIVSEGEFPTLTAMGCLASTVLGSLRKVPLHFSEPSLSLFGLECFEGKEIELTGEVRSLQAQGFNNHVLSVRVKGGVWVVCEHSDFRGRQWLVSSCEITNWLTYSGTQRVGSLYPIKQRRAYFRLWNAALGGFLAVPDRVEDMKAGRVVVSEPRAGGSCVWYYEEGLLKNQVAPTMSLQVIGPPSPGSKVVLWAESRLPRQTWSISELGHICSQMFEGQILDVKGGRGYDRDHVVLWEPTKDRPSQIWTVYVL; translated from the exons ATGGAAGAGAGAGTTGGGACCCCAGCTGGCGCTGAGGCCAGAGTGGTAAGTGCCACACTGACATGGCGCCAACGGCCTCCTGTCCAGGAAGAGACCAGACACCGATTTCACAAAGTTTCCCTGGTGTCGGGTGCTCGGATGGAAACCCCTCAGGGGAACGTGTTGGAGCATAGCTTCCGGAGAGAAGTCAATGGCTTTgttaagaaggaagaggagactaTAAATTGCCAGGGTCCTGGGGAGGAGCCTGGATCCACGAATTTTCAAAGCCATGGGCCCATCTTTTCCAAGAAATATATTCCACCTCCCAAGGAGAAAAGGCCAGTGGTGAGGATACAGGAGGCTGTGGATTGGGGTGATGGTGGCCCCCAGGCTCCCAGGACTGAACCACCAGGCGTGGGATCCATGGCTAGGACTGAACTATTGGTGCCCTTGCCCGGGCCACGTGAGCCGAGTCCCCATCCCAGTGTGGGTGTCACGAGCGTAGGTTCAAGGAACCGTGAGGAATGGCGCGTGACTCGCACAGTGaggaccaccaccaccactacggTGGTAGGAGGGCAAGTGGACCGCCGAGTGAGCAGCTCTGTGAATGTGGGGCCCTCCATGTCAGGCGAGACCTTGCCGAGGGGCCGCAACATGACCCGAACCattcgggcagtggtggtgaacccGAGAGCCGAGGACACACCCAGCCGCAGCCAGGCCCTGGACACACCCAGCCGCAGCCAGGCCCTGGAACTGCTAAGCAACCTCGTACCGGCTGAGCGCAGCCCTCCTGCCAGCCGGATCCCAAGGCTCACCGGACTTACCTCAAGGGGCTCAGCCCTCGGTGGCACAGTGGGAACAACCCTGGGACAGCCACTTGAGACTAGCACAACCGAACTGAAGAACAGCCCAAGCCTGACCCCAGGAGGCATCCCCATGGTCGATCATCGCACTCAGAACCTAGATGTTCCTGTAGCCCACCCAGCCCAAGACCAAGGCAGCGTCTCAGATGCCAGAGCTGGGGAATCTTCAAGGCTGCAGGGAGCCTCCAGTCCTGTTCTGCTCCCCAACCAGACTTCTCATAACCACCTGCCAACACCCTCTTCTCCCAAGCCCCAGACCCGTGCCTCCTCCCTGGTGCATCCTCCAGAGCAACCAGTGGTACCCAcacacctcaaagcccagcccacGCCTCATGTCCCGCCCCCTGTGGAAGAGAAGCTTACAGATCTCCCCACGGACCCTGTTCTGCCTGTGGTGAAGGGCGGGGTTACAGTTCCTGAGCAGCCCCCTAGCCCATCCTCTGTAAGGAGGAAAGCTGTCCCTAGTCCCGAAGGACTTTCTGCTCCGGCTTCACCAAAGAATAAGTTTGTTCAGGACCCTGAAAATGTGCCTGTTTCTGTTCTTACTCAGAAAGAGATATTTCCGGGCCCTAGTGTTCCTGCCCACTCAGACACCCCCAAAGAGGTTGCAAAGGCCCCTGCTGCTTCCACTGCCTCATCCTCCAGTTCAGCCAAGGTTGTCCAGGGTGTGGAAGAAGGTGCTTCCATCGAGAAAGAGGATGGCCAGGACGCTTTAGATAGCCCTTCCCATCCCCTTCCTTGGAAAGAGACAGCTGAAGGCCCCACTGCCCCGACTCCCCAGACCCCCAAACAGGGTGAAATTGTCCAGGATTCTCAAGGGAACTCTTCCTCATCACCTACCCCAAATGAAGGTGTCCAGAGCCCTGCCAGGCCCCTGGCTCCATCTTCTTCAGAAGCCAAAGTGTCCCTCAGTCTAGAAGGCTCTCCTGCCTCAAAGCTGGTGGGAACAAAGGCCAGCATGGAGTCCCAGTTCACCCCAGGCTCCACTGAGGGGAGTGCGACCGCAGAACCATCTAGGGAGGAGGATGAAGCAGCCCTGACTGCTGACCTGGAGATTTTCCTGGATACCTTGCGGAGCATGGAGCCCCCTGAGATCCTCCGAACTCACCGACTGCCCCGAGCTCCCCGCTCCTCCTACCTGGCCATGTATGCCACACTGCCTGCCATTGAGGAGGATCAGCTGAGCCCATCCATTCCAAGACCCAGTCCCCAGGAGGAACCTGccctggaagaggaggaggagctggagaaccCTTATCTGAGCGATGATGAGAAACTCCAGCGCAGGCAGGAGAAAGCAGGGCCCAGCCCCGCCCTGGATGCCAACCCACCCAAGCCTGCCAAGGTCTCCTGCTCTCCTCTGGAGATGATGAAGAGGCATACAGCAGATCAAGGTCCCGGACCTCAGCCCAGCAACCGGCCTACTTCCCGCCTTGGAGGCAGCCTTCTCTTTGGCAGTCTGGTGCCAGCCAACAAGGACATCCCTACCCTTGAACCACTAGGTTCAAAATTATCTGCTCTGCCACCCCATGGAGCTCCAGGGGTCAGGAAGGTACCTGGACAGTTACCCCTGCTCTGCAGCGGAAGGCCACCACCAGAGAAGCCAGCACCTTCCCAACCCATGGAAGGGTGG AGTCCAGCACTGAAGACTCAGGGCAAGCTGAACACCAGGCCTGGGAAG GTGATGCTCTtctcagagcctggctgccaggGCAGAAGCAGGGAAATCTGGGGGGACACTGCAGATACCTCAGGCTGGACCCCTGTTGCCTCTGTGAGGGTGGTGCGAGGCTG CTGGATACTATACGAACAGCCAGAGTTCCAAGGCCAGAAGGTGGTTCTGCCTGAAGGGGATGTGGACATCAGCACCCTGGCATCCACTTGGAGTACCCAAGACATCGGCTCCCTGAGGAGGGCTGTGCGG GACTACCGCACCCCGGGGATCAGCCTGTTCTCTGAGGAGGGCCTCAAGGGCAACCAAGTGATGCTGACAGGGGACTTGAAAGACTCTCAAGGTCTAGAGAGACCCCTACAGGTGGCATCTGCCACGGTCTCTGCAGGACT gtgGCTGTTATACCCCAAACCATTCTTTGAAGACACTCCCTATATCCTAGAGCCTGGAGAGTACCCTACCTTGGAGGCCTGGGGTACATCAGGCCCCAGTGTAGGTTCACTAAAGCCCATGAAACTG GGCTGCCCGAGTGTGGAGAAGCCAGGGGAGCCCAAG GCTGTGGTATATGAGGCCCCAGATTTTCAggggcagagctgggaagtgagCAGAGACATCTACAACCTTCGGCAGCCAGAGGATAGCCAGAGCCCCCAGCTGACCTCTGTGGGGTCCCTGCGGATCCTTGGGGGCTG cTGGGTAGGCTACGAGAAGGAGGGCTTCCGGGGCCACCAGTACCTGCTGGAAGAGGGCGAATATGCTGACTGGTCACATTGGGGAGGCTATGATGAGTTCCTGACTTCCCTGCGGGTCATCCGAACG GACTTTGGAGACCCGGCTGTGGTGCTGTTTGAGGACACGGACTTCCAGGGGCACTACGTGGAGGTGAGTTCCGCTTTGCCAGACGTGGAGCTAGCTCAGCACGGACCCAGCACGCAAGCCATCCACGTGCTCAGCGGCGT GTGGGTGGCTTACGAGCAGGTGGGCTTCTCCGGCGAACAGTACGTCCTGGAGAAGGGTGTGTACCGCAACTGCGACGACTGGGGCTCCGGTAACAGCGCCCTTGGCTCCCTTCAACCcgtggtgcag GTTGGAGAGAGCGATCTTCATTTCGTCTCGAAG ATTCAGCTTTTCTCAGGCCCCAACTTCTTGGGCGACCACATTTCCTTTGAGGATGACCAGGCCTCTCTGCCCGCTTCTTTCCATCCCCAGTCATGCCGGGTCCATGGTGGCAG CTGGGTCCTGTTTGAGGAGAAGAACTTTGAGGCCGACCAGCACATTGTGTCAGAGGGAGAGTTCCCCACTCTCACAGCTATGGGCTGCCTGGCCTCCACGGTCCTGGGTTCTCTCCGGAAGGTtcccttg CACTTTTCAGAGCCTTCCCTGTCCCTCTTCGGCCTGGAGTGCTTCGAGGGCAAGGAGATCGAGTTGACCGGGGAGGTGCGAAGCCTACAGGCCCAGGGCTTCAACAACCACGTGCTGTCTGTGCGCGTCAAGGGTGGCGT CTGGGTGGTGTGTGAGCACAGTGACTTCCGGGGACGACAGTGGCTAGTAAGTAGCTGCGAGATCACCAACTGGCTGACCTACAGCGGCACCCAGAGGGTGGGCTCCCTCTACCCCATCAAACAG CGCCGAGCCTACTTCCGCCTCTGGAATGCGGCGCTAGGGGGGTTCCTGGCAGTGCCTGATCGCGTGGAGGACATGAAAGCAGGCCGTGTGGTGGTCTCTGAGCCCCGAGCTGGGGGCAGCTGCGTCTGGTACTATGAAGAGGGACTGCTGAAGAACCAG GTGGCCCCCACCATGAGCCTACAGGTGATTGGACCTCCAAGCCCAGGCTCCAAAGTAGTACTTTGGGCCGAGAGCCGCCTACCACGCCAAACTTGGAGCATCAGTGAATTGGGTCACATCTGCAGCCAGATGTTTGAAGGCCAGATCCTCGACGTGAAGG GTGGCCGAGGTTATGACCGGGACCACGTGGTGCTGTGGGAACCAACCAAGGACAGGCCTTCCCAGATCTGGACTGTCTATGTACTTTGA
- the LOC142833648 gene encoding CAMPATH-1 antigen-like, producing the protein MNGLLFLATISLLVAVQIQMGVLGDNNTNVNPNVATPPRPAPVTAKEGAPKTSVAKKTPQKPPKGGASSLIDVGSRSFFFFANTLMCLLYLG; encoded by the exons ATGAACGGCCTCCTCTTCCTCGCCACCATCAGTCTGCTGGTTGCGGTTCAG ATACAAATGGGAGTCTTGGGAGATAATAATACCAATGTGAATCCTAACGTGGCCACTCCTCCTCGTCCTGCTCCTGTGACTGCCAAGGAGGGAGCCCCAAAAACTTCTGTGGCCAAAAAAACCCCTCAGAAACCCCCAAAGGGTGGGGCCTCCTCACTCATCGATGTGGGTTCCCGCAGTTTCTTCTTCTTCGCCAACACCTTAATGTGCCTCCTCTACCTCGGCTGA